One Candidatus Binatia bacterium genomic region harbors:
- a CDS encoding oxygenase MpaB family protein, translating to MSTPEYSDFVQRQREEIPGIYGGVDFSTVPERLDTQAKLDDERFDKLRSMVAPVFDNPDLLERVRNSTMTGDRVSDAYAALIPEFGFPVLIQMLDAACEKGVENVENAPPELVAFIRAMENTPEWVDMDLVEAGARDERIPMAAGTPFAIRGAFLATFLNKYAALPMTMTGTLSDEASAKRVFETASFFTATTLPGALERYGKGFQAAAKVRLMHSMVRFHLLSSGKWDVGTYGIPIPQVDQMPAGTIGTFLMSARLLRKGITEFTEAQRATVELSRYRCFLLGLPQDLLGETPREIIDLLMARHITLREAYDDETCGTLVRGTMEADLFDRSSIRGKLHSWLENGFSRFVLINSFLSGDAAQARTMGITFSRTEKLAAAIAAGVISTNAAFYRIGLKVPGLSAWIDRRLNAKIARLLDTYGHADFVTDPGQYTVNAAT from the coding sequence ATGTCGACACCAGAGTATTCCGACTTCGTCCAACGGCAGCGCGAAGAAATTCCCGGGATCTACGGCGGGGTCGATTTCTCGACCGTGCCCGAGCGTCTCGATACCCAAGCCAAGCTGGACGACGAGCGCTTCGACAAGCTTCGGTCGATGGTCGCACCCGTCTTCGACAACCCCGACCTGCTCGAGCGCGTGCGCAACTCGACAATGACCGGCGACCGCGTCTCTGACGCCTATGCCGCCCTGATCCCCGAGTTCGGCTTCCCCGTCTTGATCCAGATGCTGGATGCGGCTTGCGAAAAAGGAGTGGAGAATGTCGAGAACGCCCCGCCCGAACTCGTGGCCTTCATTCGCGCCATGGAGAACACACCCGAGTGGGTCGATATGGATTTGGTCGAAGCCGGAGCGCGCGACGAGCGGATTCCAATGGCCGCAGGCACCCCGTTTGCAATTCGCGGCGCTTTTCTCGCGACCTTCCTGAACAAATACGCTGCGCTTCCGATGACCATGACGGGCACCTTGTCCGACGAAGCATCTGCCAAGCGCGTCTTCGAGACCGCGAGCTTCTTTACCGCCACGACGCTGCCTGGCGCACTTGAGCGCTACGGTAAGGGATTTCAGGCGGCGGCCAAGGTGCGTTTGATGCACTCGATGGTGCGCTTCCACCTTCTCAGTTCAGGCAAATGGGACGTGGGCACCTACGGCATCCCGATCCCGCAGGTCGACCAGATGCCTGCGGGCACCATCGGCACGTTCCTGATGTCCGCCCGGCTTTTGCGCAAGGGAATCACGGAGTTCACTGAAGCGCAGAGAGCCACGGTGGAATTGTCCCGCTATCGCTGCTTCCTGCTCGGACTACCGCAGGACCTGCTCGGCGAGACACCCCGGGAGATCATCGATCTTCTGATGGCTCGCCACATCACACTGCGCGAGGCCTATGACGACGAAACATGCGGCACCCTTGTGCGGGGCACGATGGAGGCGGACCTGTTTGATCGATCTTCGATCCGGGGAAAGCTGCATAGCTGGCTTGAAAACGGCTTTTCCCGGTTCGTGCTCATCAACAGCTTCCTGAGTGGCGATGCAGCACAGGCCAGAACGATGGGAATCACCTTCAGCCGGACCGAGAAGTTGGCCGCGGCAATTGCAGCGGGCGTCATCAGCACCAATGCGGCATTCTATCGCATAGGACTGAAGGTGCCGGGGCTGTCGGCATGGATCGACCGCCGACTCAACGCCAAAATCGCGCGCCTGCTGGACACCTACGGCCACGCCGACTTCGTGACCGACCCGGGCCAGTACACCGTGAACGCCGCGACCTAG
- a CDS encoding haloalkane dehalogenase, translated as MKIKRTPDERFADLQDFPFEPHYAEVQDGDGGRLRIHYLDEGDPSADPIVLMHGNPAWCYLYRKLIPALVAAGHRVVTPDLVGFGRSDKPTEYDDYSYLRHVSWMQQWLEQVDLERITLFCQDWGGLIGLRLVAANPDRFTRVLASNTSLPTGDEKLPQPFLDWQIFSREVENYDLGVIIAMGCVAPIADEVIAAYNAPFPDETYKAGARVFASLVPHDREHPAFVANRSAWENLENFQKPFLTAFSDRDPMTKGADAPMRKRIPGAADQPHTIIKGAGHFLQEERPEELIEVLLNFIEGEPAPE; from the coding sequence ATGAAGATCAAAAGAACTCCCGATGAACGATTTGCCGACCTGCAGGATTTCCCTTTCGAGCCCCATTACGCCGAAGTGCAGGATGGTGACGGCGGCCGCCTGAGAATCCATTATCTGGACGAGGGCGACCCGAGTGCGGATCCGATTGTGTTGATGCATGGAAACCCGGCCTGGTGCTATCTCTACCGCAAGCTGATTCCGGCTCTGGTCGCGGCAGGCCATCGCGTGGTCACGCCTGATCTGGTCGGGTTTGGCCGATCCGACAAGCCGACAGAATACGACGACTACAGCTATTTGCGGCATGTGAGCTGGATGCAGCAATGGCTGGAGCAAGTCGACCTCGAACGGATTACGCTGTTCTGTCAGGACTGGGGTGGCTTGATCGGATTGCGTTTGGTGGCGGCAAATCCGGATCGGTTTACGCGGGTGTTGGCCTCGAATACCAGTCTCCCCACCGGCGACGAGAAGTTGCCCCAGCCATTTCTGGATTGGCAAATATTCTCGCGCGAGGTCGAGAATTACGACCTCGGTGTGATTATTGCCATGGGGTGTGTGGCCCCGATCGCCGACGAGGTGATCGCAGCCTACAACGCGCCTTTCCCGGATGAGACCTACAAGGCCGGCGCACGGGTTTTCGCCTCATTGGTGCCGCATGACCGTGAGCATCCTGCCTTTGTCGCTAATCGGAGTGCCTGGGAAAACCTCGAGAATTTTCAGAAGCCCTTCCTGACCGCTTTCAGTGATAGGGACCCGATGACCAAGGGTGCGGATGCACCGATGCGCAAGAGAATCCCCGGCGCCGCCGATCAGCCGCATACGATAATCAAGGGCGCGGGGCATTTTCTGCAGGAAGAGCGCCCCGAGGAACTGATCGAGGTCTTGCTCAATTTTATCGAGGGGGAACCCGCGCCTGAGTAA